One genomic region from Amia ocellicauda isolate fAmiCal2 chromosome 4, fAmiCal2.hap1, whole genome shotgun sequence encodes:
- the scg3 gene encoding secretogranin-3 produces MASKSWGVFFFVHIFAVVLHQSNAFPTPDVSNDKAVYNRQLSEERPLEEQIAEADSVSKSVPKDNQSESTEIQIDPDNDDFSLLKSLAERSKQADNKTPSAPTIDTHYFPDDADSTKNRRLAEDYDSTKNGMDYRYQDDPDGLHQLDGTPLTAEDIVQKIATRIYEEDDRGVFDRIVSKLLNLGLITESQADTLEYEVAEALQQLIANQAKNNEIEDGRMDYPASRTEDIEEKQDEKMESEKPIKKYEEEHVTEDIDDTVDNTWAPPNEMDRRNELSPEDGLQDLQYFPNFYNLLKSLNSEQDAKEKETLITIMKTLIDFVKMMVKYGTITPEEGVSYLENLDAMIALQTKNKLGKSLVSSDIKPLAEKTSDEVDNTKEEAAKMEKEYESLKDSTKEEQAVPESVPSGKSETYLEAIRKNIEWLKKHNKQGTKEDYDLSKLRDFMDQQVDSYIEKGILEKDEGEVIKRIYSSL; encoded by the exons ATGGCGTCTAAAAGCTGGGGAGTTTTCTTCTTTGTTCATATTTTCGCAGTTGTCCTACACCAGAGCAATGCCTTTCCTACACCTGATGTTTCCAATG ACAAGGCTGTGTACAACAGGCAGCTGAGCGAGGAAAGACCATTAGAGGAACAA ATAGCGGAGGCAGACAGTGTCAGTAAATCGGTGCCCAAAG ACAACCAGTCCGAGTCCACCGAAATCCAGATTGACCCAGACAATGACGACTTCAGTCTGCTCAAATCTCTGGCTGAAAGATCAAAGCAGGCCGACAACAAGACCCCCAGCGCACCCACCATAGACACCCACTATTTTCCGGATGATGCCGATTCGACCAAAAACAGGAGATTGGCAGAAGACTACGACTCCACCAAAAATGGAATGGACTACAGATATCAAG ATGACCCCGATGGTCTCCACCAGTTGGATGGGACTCCTCTGACAGCGGAAGACATTGTGCAGAAAATAGCCACCAGAATATACGAGGAAGATGACAGAGGGGTGTTTGACAGAATTGTGTCCAAACTGCTAAACTTGGGACTG ATCACTGAAAGCCAGGCTGACACACTGGAGTATGAAGTTGCAGAGGCCCTGCAGCAGCTGATAGCCAATCAAGCCAAGAACAACGAGATAGAGGATGGCAGGATGGACTACCCTGCCTCCAGAACTGAAGACATAGAGGAGAAGCAAGATGAGAAAATG gaATCTGAAAAACCCATCAAGAAGTACGAGGAGGaacatgtgactgaggacattGACGACACAGTGGACAACACATGGGCCCCACCCAATGAGATGGACCGAAGGAATGAGCTGTCGCCTGAGGATGGTCTTCAGGACCTCCAGTATTTCCCCAACTTCTACAACCTCCTGAAGAGCCTCAACTCAG AACAAGACGCAAAGGAGAAAGAGACTCTGATCACTATAATGAAAACACTGATTGACTTTGTGAAGATGATGGTCAAGTATGGGACAATCACACCTGAGGAAGGAGTTTCTTATCTGG AAAACCTTGATGCCATGATTGCCCTTCAAACTAAGAATAAACTTGGAAAATCACTGGTGTCATCTGACATCAAACCATTAGCAG AAAAGACCAGTGACGAGGTTGACAACACCAAGGAAGAGGCTGCCAAGATGGAGAAGGAATATGAATCTCTGAAGGACTCCACCAAAGAGGAGCAGGCAGTGCCAGAGTCAG TCCCTTCTGGGAAGTCGGAAACCTATTTGGAGGCAATCAGGAAGAATATCGAATGGctgaaaaaacataacaaacagGGCACCAAAGAAG ATTACGATCTTTCAAAGCTGAGGGACTTTATGGACCAGCAAGTGGATTCGTACATCGAGAAGGGCATCCTGGAGAAAGATGAAGGGGAAGTTATTAAGAGGATTTACAGCAGCCTCTAG